A portion of the Flavobacterium magnum genome contains these proteins:
- a CDS encoding DUF6155 family protein, producing the protein MSKRDLKKYLNSLTKEQLEAQFAELYEKFPEVKTYYDFVFNPREEKLIAAAKAKIGNEYFPLKSKRAKLRRSVAQKYIKHFLVLGVDASAIADVMLFTIETAQRYSAKREMKYASFYKSIQTAYEQAVKHVAANGILPQFRERLLAVAAETSRQRWENRYEMERLAEAMEFMD; encoded by the coding sequence ATGAGCAAACGCGACCTTAAAAAATACCTGAACAGCCTGACCAAGGAACAGCTCGAAGCCCAGTTTGCAGAACTCTATGAGAAATTTCCCGAAGTCAAGACATACTACGATTTCGTGTTCAACCCCAGGGAAGAGAAACTGATCGCTGCTGCGAAAGCGAAAATCGGCAACGAGTATTTTCCGTTAAAATCGAAACGTGCCAAGCTTCGCCGCTCTGTGGCCCAGAAATACATCAAGCATTTCCTGGTTCTCGGTGTCGACGCGTCAGCAATTGCCGATGTGATGCTTTTCACGATAGAAACGGCGCAACGCTACTCAGCAAAACGCGAAATGAAATACGCCTCTTTTTACAAAAGCATCCAGACCGCATACGAACAGGCGGTGAAACATGTGGCAGCCAACGGCATCCTGCCGCAATTCAGGGAAAGGCTGCTTGCGGTTGCTGCAGAGACAAGCCGGCAGCGGTGGGAAAACCGATATGAAATGGAAAGGCTGGCCGAGGCGATGGAGTTTATGGATTGA
- a CDS encoding DUF3817 domain-containing protein, whose product MLKLFKAIAILEGISYLVLFANMLFVKNNNPELYHTLLFPIGMAHGVLFISYIILAIMLKIELEWPMKKFVIIGIASLLPFGTFYIDKKYL is encoded by the coding sequence ATGCTTAAATTATTTAAGGCCATCGCAATCCTTGAAGGGATTTCTTATCTGGTGCTGTTCGCCAACATGCTTTTCGTTAAAAACAACAACCCGGAATTGTATCATACCCTGCTATTCCCGATCGGCATGGCCCACGGTGTACTGTTCATATCGTACATCATCCTCGCCATTATGCTTAAAATCGAACTGGAATGGCCGATGAAGAAGTTTGTCATAATCGGGATCGCTTCACTATTGCCTTTCGGCACTTTTTACATAGACAAGAAATACCTTTAG
- a CDS encoding DEAD/DEAH box helicase has translation MKHNESDYEVVGKKELYAYQKGDIDLIFDRMDNTPPDYHLLYQLPTGGGKTVIFSEIVRRYLAKHDKKVVVLTHRIELCRQTSKMLSGFGVKNKVINSKIKELPDQGEYSCFVAMVETLKNRLNDELLHIDNVGLVIIDEAHYNSFRKLLSSFKKSFILGVTATPLSSNIRLPMNENYDELIVGDTIASLIEKGFLAKATTYTYDVGLTSLKVGINGDYTVKSSDELYSNMVMQEKLLHAYTEKSLGKKTLIFNNGIHTSLYVYETFKNAGFGIRHLDNTSSAEERKDILKWFNETPDAILTSVGILTTGFDEPTVESIILNRATKSLTLYFQMIGRGSRKLDNKDEFTVIDLGNNAARFGLWSDPVNWQHIFKAPEFYLENLRDDADIEMNFRYTMPLALRAKFANTPHIDFDVEEEHKLALKQNLRSKTVLEKSLEQHAAMCVDNTETLQEARQLSRELDEDVEFRIRKYSNCLSHCSKNYREWLTDDYKQKLLLLIGKKYREKIFRESD, from the coding sequence ATGAAACACAACGAATCTGATTACGAAGTTGTCGGAAAAAAGGAGCTGTATGCCTACCAAAAAGGTGATATCGACCTCATTTTTGACCGCATGGACAACACGCCGCCGGATTACCACCTGTTGTACCAATTGCCTACGGGCGGCGGGAAAACGGTAATCTTCTCGGAAATCGTGCGCCGCTACCTGGCGAAACACGATAAGAAGGTCGTTGTGCTCACGCACCGCATTGAGTTGTGTCGGCAGACATCTAAAATGCTCAGCGGTTTCGGGGTAAAAAACAAAGTCATCAACAGCAAGATCAAGGAACTGCCGGACCAGGGCGAATATTCCTGCTTTGTGGCGATGGTGGAAACGCTGAAGAACCGCCTCAATGACGAGCTGCTCCACATCGACAATGTGGGCCTTGTGATCATTGATGAGGCACATTACAATTCGTTCCGCAAGCTGCTGAGTTCGTTCAAAAAGTCATTTATTTTGGGCGTGACCGCGACACCGCTGAGTTCGAACATCAGGCTGCCGATGAATGAAAATTACGACGAACTGATCGTCGGAGATACCATAGCGTCGCTAATCGAGAAGGGTTTCCTGGCCAAAGCCACAACCTACACTTACGATGTGGGGCTTACGTCACTCAAAGTCGGTATCAACGGGGATTACACCGTAAAATCGTCTGACGAGCTGTATTCGAATATGGTCATGCAGGAGAAACTGTTGCATGCCTACACCGAAAAATCATTGGGAAAGAAAACCTTGATTTTCAACAACGGCATCCACACGTCTTTATATGTTTACGAGACCTTCAAGAATGCCGGATTTGGCATCAGGCACCTCGACAATACCAGCAGTGCCGAGGAACGGAAGGACATCCTGAAATGGTTCAATGAAACACCTGACGCGATTTTAACATCGGTTGGGATTTTAACTACCGGATTTGACGAGCCCACGGTCGAGTCGATTATCCTGAACCGCGCTACAAAGTCGCTGACGCTGTATTTTCAGATGATTGGCCGAGGCTCGCGAAAACTGGATAACAAGGATGAATTTACCGTGATCGACTTAGGAAATAACGCGGCACGGTTCGGGTTGTGGAGCGATCCGGTAAATTGGCAGCACATATTCAAGGCGCCCGAGTTTTATCTGGAGAATCTGCGTGACGATGCCGACATCGAAATGAATTTCAGGTACACGATGCCACTGGCCTTACGCGCCAAATTTGCCAATACGCCACACATCGACTTTGACGTTGAGGAAGAACACAAATTGGCACTGAAGCAAAACCTGCGCTCGAAAACGGTGCTGGAGAAATCCCTTGAACAGCATGCGGCGATGTGTGTGGACAATACCGAGACGCTCCAGGAAGCGCGGCAGCTCAGCCGTGAATTGGACGAGGATGTGGAATTCCGCATCCGTAAATACTCCAATTGCCTGAGCCATTGCAGTAAGAATTACCGGGAATGGCTCACTGACGATTATAAACAGAAACTCTTGCTGCTCATCGGCAAAAAATACAGGGAAAAGATTTTCAGGGAATCAGATTGA
- a CDS encoding mechanosensitive ion channel family protein, giving the protein MYKVMENIFGWAYTLLKSWHVNETFASYLSLLFDLLLLYFLAYAIYFGFRFVLVRLMIVVARRTKTRFDDLLVSNKTAKYIAYLIPLLFVYKSVPIIFRNFDYWEPIFGKLVKMYIVLLVLWIIRSIFNALRDYLKLIPRYSDKPIDSYIQVIMIVLWTFGITAIFLSLFNLSFKTLLGTFGAISAIVILIFRDTILGFVASIQVSVNDMVRIGDWITMDKFGADGDVIEINLATVKVRNFDKTTTTIPTYSLISDSFRNWRGMLSSDGRRIKRHILIKASSIRFLHPGELADLQKIELIAQYIDQRQTDINKFNTSRQVDKSLLINGRNMTNFGLFRKYVTQYLQHYPGLNKEMILLCRQLQPTPHGIPLEIYTFSSDKRFENYEYIMADIFDHIFASVRYFGLAIYEMHSDAEENAPITSNFSNRTES; this is encoded by the coding sequence ATGTATAAGGTCATGGAAAATATTTTTGGCTGGGCATATACGTTGCTGAAATCGTGGCATGTCAATGAGACATTCGCGTCTTATCTGAGCCTTTTATTCGACCTGTTGCTACTGTATTTCCTGGCATATGCTATTTATTTCGGTTTCCGTTTTGTACTGGTCCGCCTGATGATTGTCGTCGCGCGCCGCACCAAAACCCGTTTTGACGATCTGCTTGTATCGAATAAAACCGCAAAGTACATCGCTTACCTGATCCCGTTGTTATTTGTTTATAAATCGGTGCCGATCATCTTCAGAAATTTTGATTACTGGGAACCGATTTTCGGTAAGCTGGTCAAAATGTACATCGTGTTGCTCGTCTTATGGATTATCCGCAGCATCTTCAACGCGTTGCGCGATTACCTAAAACTGATCCCAAGATACAGTGACAAGCCTATCGACAGTTACATCCAGGTGATTATGATTGTGCTGTGGACTTTCGGGATAACGGCCATTTTCCTCTCGTTATTCAACCTCTCCTTTAAGACACTACTGGGGACTTTCGGGGCCATTTCTGCCATTGTGATCCTGATTTTCCGCGATACGATTTTGGGATTTGTGGCGAGCATACAGGTTTCAGTCAATGATATGGTGCGCATCGGCGACTGGATTACGATGGACAAATTTGGCGCAGACGGCGATGTAATCGAAATCAACCTGGCCACCGTAAAAGTGCGCAATTTTGACAAAACCACCACAACAATCCCCACGTACAGCCTGATTTCAGATTCTTTCAGGAACTGGCGCGGCATGCTCAGCTCAGACGGCAGGCGCATCAAGCGGCACATCCTGATCAAGGCATCGAGTATCCGTTTTTTACATCCAGGGGAATTGGCCGACCTTCAAAAGATAGAGCTCATTGCGCAATACATCGACCAGCGGCAGACCGACATCAACAAATTCAATACGTCGCGCCAGGTCGACAAATCACTGCTGATCAACGGACGCAATATGACCAATTTCGGCCTTTTCCGAAAATATGTCACACAGTACCTGCAGCATTATCCAGGGCTCAACAAGGAAATGATCCTGCTCTGCCGCCAGTTACAGCCGACACCGCATGGCATCCCGCTGGAAATATACACCTTCTCTAGCGACAAGCGTTTCGAGAATTATGAATACATTATGGCGGATATATTTGATCATATTTTCGCGTCGGTGCGGTATTTCGGGTTGGCGATTTATGAGATGCATTCCGATGCAGAGGAAAACGCCCCCATCACAAGCAACTTTTCCAACCGTACGGAATCTTAA
- a CDS encoding GAF domain-containing sensor histidine kinase — translation MKTTVDELENKLSDYEKNRLLALQSYHIADTLNEKEYDDIAKLAAAICGTPVSLVTFVDENWQWFKAKVGTDFKGTPREIAFCEHTIRIPDEVMVVEDAAIDPRFAANPLVTENPNIRFYAGAPFTTAEGYTLGTVCVLDVVPRKLSDQQTDALRILSGQVSELLKTRRMYTELGLANKLLRGKNKLIKDDRVRLQGELQVQAMERIREISAKNAELEQINKELESFAYITSHDLQEPLRKIQTFVSILQEREMAKLSVKGAEHLQKIRTSAERMQRLIQDLLQYSRTAVPSCAFEETTLSLVFNPAIEDLRDEIEARGARIEVRNDGRLFVIGFQFHQLFYNLLSNALKFSRKNVTPHIIISLEYVEAEQGSPYFRIEFSDNGIGFDNAYSDRIFTLFQRLSSEDMVAGTGIGLTIVRKIVTNHHGTVKAFGDLNVGARFEICIPDRAQAVKASQQA, via the coding sequence TTGAAAACGACAGTGGACGAATTGGAAAACAAGTTATCAGATTACGAAAAGAACAGGCTCCTGGCGCTGCAGAGCTACCACATCGCCGATACACTGAATGAAAAGGAATACGACGACATCGCGAAGCTTGCCGCAGCCATTTGCGGTACGCCGGTTTCGCTTGTGACATTTGTCGATGAAAACTGGCAATGGTTCAAAGCGAAGGTCGGGACGGATTTTAAGGGAACGCCACGTGAGATTGCCTTTTGTGAGCATACAATACGTATTCCCGACGAGGTTATGGTCGTAGAAGATGCCGCCATTGATCCCAGATTCGCTGCCAATCCACTTGTGACTGAAAACCCGAACATCCGGTTCTATGCCGGCGCGCCTTTTACGACAGCTGAAGGCTATACATTGGGGACCGTCTGCGTGCTGGACGTGGTTCCGCGGAAACTCAGCGACCAGCAAACCGATGCCCTCAGGATTCTCTCGGGACAGGTGAGCGAACTGCTTAAGACGCGGAGGATGTACACCGAGCTGGGCCTGGCCAACAAGTTGCTCAGAGGTAAAAACAAACTGATCAAGGACGACAGGGTACGGCTTCAGGGAGAACTTCAGGTTCAGGCGATGGAGCGTATCCGCGAAATTTCGGCGAAAAATGCCGAGTTGGAACAGATCAATAAGGAATTGGAGTCGTTCGCCTACATCACCAGCCACGATTTACAGGAACCGCTGCGTAAAATACAGACGTTCGTATCCATCCTGCAGGAAAGGGAAATGGCGAAACTATCGGTGAAAGGAGCCGAACATTTGCAAAAAATAAGGACATCGGCTGAAAGAATGCAGCGGCTAATCCAGGACCTGCTTCAATATTCGCGAACCGCCGTACCCTCATGCGCTTTTGAAGAAACCACACTCAGCCTGGTTTTCAATCCCGCCATTGAAGACTTGCGGGATGAGATTGAAGCCAGGGGCGCCCGGATTGAAGTCCGGAATGACGGCCGCTTGTTTGTCATTGGCTTCCAATTCCACCAATTGTTCTACAACCTGCTTTCAAATGCGCTGAAATTTTCAAGGAAAAACGTCACGCCGCACATCATCATCAGCCTCGAGTATGTCGAAGCGGAGCAGGGCAGTCCCTATTTCCGGATTGAGTTCAGTGACAACGGGATCGGGTTTGACAACGCGTACAGCGACCGGATTTTCACCTTGTTCCAACGTTTATCCAGTGAGGATATGGTCGCAGGTACCGGCATCGGACTAACCATTGTCAGAAAAATCGTCACGAACCACCACGGGACTGTAAAAGCATTCGGAGATCTGAATGTGGGTGCCCGTTTCGAAATCTGCATTCCCGATCGGGCGCAGGCCGTAAAAGCATCGCAGCAGGCCTAA